Within Kwoniella shandongensis chromosome 1, complete sequence, the genomic segment AACCTTCCACGACCGTGTTCTGTGCCCAAAGCTTCCACGAAGCTGTCGTGTGAGGTGCTCTGTCGTCTCGAAGAAGGGGTTTGGGTTGAACGCCGTTCTCAGCGGTGGGCACTCGTTTTGCGATGAGTTGACGgggcagaagagaaagagggaaggtTCGATCGCGAGAAGGGTTGGTGAAATGGTGATGTAATTGAGAGACGAGGAGTTGTGAACCAAGTGGTTGTCGCATCGTTCCTAATGGACGCGTTAGTGAAATGCAATGGACTCTGAAGTGGCTACCAGTAGACTTACCAGCTCGGAGAGCATAACCGTCAACAACGGGAACAGCGCTACTATTCGCATATCCCACATCCAGGACCAACGCTGTCGGTTTACCCGCCGCAAAGCTACAAACCACCAGCCACAGTCAGCTCTGGCTATCCTATCTTTACCCAATATAACTCACGCGGAAAGCACCCCGGATGAACCGAAATACAACGCTGGCAtcttctcaccctcaaaCACCATCTCTGTGAGGGCTTGTCTAGCTTTCGGTGTGTTCCAAGCTGGTTCTGTAAGCATGAGCGGGTGTTCTGTCGGGTCGACGCAGAGTCGATCTCTGAGTATATGGTGGAGTAGAGCAGCAGCTGGTTCGGCGTCGTTTACTATACCAAAGAACAATATCAGCTATTCGTCCTTACCTTGTTACAGAGTAacagacaactcaccaacaccatccAGCATGAAATTGTCAACTTCCATCCCCGGTCTCCACACTCCCACTCCATCGTCTCCAACGTAGAACCTCCTCCCAgtacccttcttcacacTGCTCTCTGCTCCTTCTGGAGCAGGTTCCATACTGACGTCCTCTCCATTTGTGTGGCCTTCTccgttcccattcccatttgCAGCTGACGATGTGGAGGCAGGAGCCTCTTCGGTCGTGTAGCCATAGAATGATGGGGTGACGACGCGAGGACAATCTTCGCCTGCGTATCCGGCTCGGGTGGTTGCTGAACCAAAGTCGACAACAAGCGCCGAGACTTCGTCTGGAGGGGGAAACAGAGTCTCAGCTAGAGTCGCGGTGCCTCACAAGCGAGACACCAAGGATCTTGCATGGACTTACCTCCGTTGTAGACCATCCTGACAGAGAGCGATGATCAGTGTTTGTGGTCGCAGTGAATGGAGCTGAAGATGTAATAGAGGAGTGATTGAGGAAAGGTCATGTTGATTGTGTTATGAGAGTGCCGTATTAAGAGGTCGCGCGTTTCAGACATGTCATGACGTGGCATTCTATTTTCCACAAAGTCCCCTTACAGGCTCGTTGTTGCTGTTCTGTTCCTGCTGTTGGACATTATCttccactgctgctgctgctgctgcttctgTGTATTGACAACACAACCATTGTTTATAAAACACACACTGCATTCACTGCACCTGTCGCCGTTGAGAGCTCATTCCTATTCGTCTTGTTATTGTAACTGTTCTCAGTATTGTCATCATTTTTATCACTATAATCGACTGAGCTGTGGCTCTACACAAGTCTGTGCTCGCGCTACTCAAATAATTTGACTACGACCGAATCTCATCGCATCTTTCGCTCGCTCCGCTCTCACACTGGAAGCTCGATGCCTAACCATTCCACTGCGACCGCCTCTCTTCATGCTCTGACCGAGCGACTTGCTTCCCAATCACGTTccctccatccattcatcaattctggagctcttcctcctaATTTCCCTTCGCCACAAGCTCTAGCTCATGCAGCTTCGGCATACAGACAACCTGCCCCTCCGCCACAATTACCTGCTATCCAACTTGCGGGTCGACATCAAGATCCGGTGATCTCGGACCAGAATCACGATCATGATAGCAGTAATGGGAATGGCAATGGGAATGGACATCAACCGAATGGGACAGGCGTAGGAGTGGTGAGATgtcaagaagggagagcATGGCAAGAGAGCGATCGACATGCCGGTGAGAGATTGAGCAGGTTctcagatgaggagatggatagATTCGTAGATGATATGGGCAAGGTGTTGCGGAGGGAGTTTGATTGTTGGGTAGAACAgtgctggtgagttggctTCGCAGACTGCCTCAAGTTGGCGGATTGTAGCGTAGCTGACTGTGGTACTCGCTCTAGGCAAGAAGCATTCCATCATTTATTCACGCATACTTTGCCAAATCTTATCATACATCTGATCATGACGGGATCTACGCCGACATTCTTGCGACGGAAAGTTGTCTACGGCGGTCAATCGCTCGACCATCTATTCCAATCTCAAATGCTAAATCTGCTCTATGAAGAGCTCGAACTTCGACTTTCGGGTGGTCGACCACATGCCGAACCGGGTCCTAGCAATGCAGCCAGTCGAATGTCCCCCTTACCACTTCCTACTCCTGCGACAGCCACGCCTACTTCTCTCTTTAGAGACGGGGTGTGTTTCCATAATCTCGCTTATCATCATGGTAtaccggaagaagaggacgatcaCGGGCCGTGTCTATGTCAATTGACGACTTGTATGAACTGTTTTCATCAAGCAGCTCTGAGTCGACGAGGACCAGCCAGCTTGTTACCCTACGAATTGGTCGGTACGAGTGTTGCAGAGGGGTGGTTAGGGAATTTGGAGAATGAGGAACAGGCGATATCGAGACAACAGAGTTTGAGACGGAAAGCAACTACCAAAGCTAGTCTACCAGAGGGAAAAGGCTTTGTGCATAACCCAAAACCGAAACCGAATACACTAGCTTCCAACGGTaccggcggtggtggtgaccCAATTCAAATATTAACGAAACCACCGACGATATTCCCACATCCGCAAATGACCGACGTTCTAGCTGTGGAAGAACACTTACGATGGAGATTGAAAGAGATGGGAGCTTCAGATCCAGCTGTAGAAAGTCGATATGGACCGTCGACAAATTCACCAGCTGCTTTGGAAGGTATCGATCTGCCGGACGATATATCTGACGACGGATCAAGTGTTAagagtgggagtggtggTAGCGGTGCTGGAAGCAAAGGTGGGAAGATCGTCAAGGTTGCGAAAGGTAGAGGAAAGTTACGACGGATGATTGTTAATGCGAATGGGACGGTGCCAAAGAGCCATAAGGATGGGaacaaggatggaaagaaggctGTCAATTATCTACCGAAAGAATGGGTCAATGAGGAACCAAGTCAACGGAATACGGCCATCGTACTGACGTTTCGTCATttcgtcaaggtgagccgGAACTTGATGAGAGCGGGGAAATATCCTACTGACGCTGCGTCACTAGCTGCTCCACCAAATATCCATGGCAGCGTCTCCGTTCTCATACCCTTCCTATGCCAAAGACATCGACGAATTACAACGTGTTCATCCGATAGCACTCTATCGACGATTGACAGAGCCCTCCGTGCAAAGACGGAATGACACGGGTGAATTGCGAGCTTGGCAGAACTGTATGGACAAATGGGCAGAGGAGTTGGGAGGCaaggagcggaagaaggtgcGTTATCAGTCCGAGAAATAAAGTAGTACTTGGGCTGATTGCAGGACACTGCGGTCTTGCGTACAGGGTAACGACTTTATCAATGAGAAGAGCTATCTTGACGCTGTCACGCATTACACTCGCGCCATATCACTCGACGGCAAGAAAACAGTGTACTATTCCAACCGTGCGATCGCACTGAACAACTTGGGTCTACACGATCTAGCAGAGATAGATTGTAAACATCTCTTATCGAGAGATCCGAAGAACCAGAAAGCCTTATATCAACGTGCGTTGGCTCGGAAGGGaatggggagatggagagaagcGGAGAATGATCTGAGAGAATTGTTGAAGCTCTCGGGGGATAATGAGAGTGCCAGGAATCTGTTAGCTGTAGTTAGACAACAGGTCGCAAAGCAACCAAAGCAGAGAGTAGAAGATGTCATGGACTTTTAAGTCCGTTGTGAGATCTTGTACCGTACGATATCAGTCACAAGGGGCTCCGTTGGACACTGCACGAACTCCCTTCGGAGAAACGACTCTTGTCGAACTGTCAGTAGTGCTTGATCACCTTACAGTAAGTATGAGGGCGAACGAAGGAACACGAAGCTAGTACACCCAAAAACCGAACACGCACAAAGGACACCTATTTTCATGTCCTCAAACGATGATATACAGTCTCCCAGACAGTCTGATCAGACGTCGTTgtttgtctttctccttcgAACGACCGATCTCATTTTGTCCAattcccttccctctctctccctctttgtaAGAATCTAAACCCAGCCACACAACGCATGCCGATTAACGTCTGACACCTTGGTTCGTCCTCGTTGTTCCTCGTCTGGCGTTGGCTGCGATCGCAAAGAAATGATATCAGCATTGCTTTAGACATAACTTCATATAACCTTCGCAGGAAGGGAgacatcaactcacctcgttgaaTGGTAGCACGTCCTCGAGCTGCACCGATACCTCGACCTCGCATAGCGTTAGGACCGACTCGCTTGAACCTGAATTAGCGGAAATATATTAGCACAGCGTTTCTCGGAAGGATAGGCTCTCGCAAACCAGAGTGGAGTAGGCGTGGTGGTGTTGAGCACACTGCTCATGTGGGcaagtctcactcacataGGGGCGTTTGCGAGAAGATCAGGAACGATGATGAATCGGATCTGTCAAGGTAGAACACTTAGTATCTCCATACATTTCCAACCTGTGCTGACCGGAGCTCGAGCAGTAGCTAAAAATGACCACACTTACCATACTACCTCGGATATACACCTGTTCCAACTGTGACACACGACCATCTCTCGCTGTGACGGTTATTTCTCGCAAAGAGATGTTGAGCGAGTCTTCAGCTGTGAGTCGGGGAGTGTGCGTAGATTATGAGATGTCGGTGATTTTGAGCAAGATGCGTTTGACGTTTTCGACATGAGCAATTGATTAGTCGATGGAAAGAAACGAGAAGTAGGAAGAAAGTGCAcaaatcaacatcagcatgcCATCCTCTATTCGTTCAATCAATCGTTGACCACCACTGACCCTCCATCAACTTTCCTCTGTACATCTGCAATTTGATTCAACATCAGCTACGTATACTCGAGCATCTGTATTAGTAGTgccaagctcacctctccagTCTTCAGCTCAACAGTGATAATATGACCCAAAGACTCGTGTAAGAGCTTGACAGGTACACCCAAGTTTGCCATTTTGAACTAGTTCGTTTCCGTTGATCTAAGTCGAGTTAGGAGAGAGATACGATTATTCGATCCAGTTAGGTCGACGGGTGAGTTGATGCGTGAGTGGTCTAGTCTGTTTTGATGTATCAAGAGACGATGGATGGATTTTGAGGAAAGAGAAGTGAGCGTaggaaggacgaagatgcAGCGAAGGTGTCAAGATGTAAAGTGGGTGACGTGAATAGTGTTTGGGGAGCGAGAGATATATAGGGTCGAATGTGGCGAATTGAGATTTCcctcgaagagctcgagatgGGTGATGTTGTGATATATTCCGTCACTCGTATTCACTTTCACATCGTCTCTGCCTGGACATATAGCTATTATGAAATCTCCCTACATCGTGCTAGAAGCCTCGTCGTATCTCGCTTTGTCAGTATCCCTTTCAGCTGTACACTGTCGCGTCATGACCGTTTCCCCAATGGGCTAACAACGTTATTTGCGCCCGTCCGGGACGCGGCGCGTTTGACCTTCCTTTGACTAGTGTTCGGTGTACGCCTGACCATACCTTGACAACGAGACCGAACAATCGATGTTACGATGTCACCACGTTGCTTCTTAGTAACGTGAGGCACGTTGCCTCCACCTTCCGGGCAGGTCCTCGATCAAAAACCACTGATACAGATACTCTTACGAGCGCCCATTTCCATACTTACCCTTTCTGTGTTCCAACGTTGCTCATTCACTTCTTTACCTAACTACACCCCTCCTTCATGACTAGTATGATATGCTCCAATGCCAGCAAACTACAAGTTCAAGTGCCTCTGGCCAGGGTGTGATCGTGCGTATGATAGGATATCATTGCTGCAAAAGCACTTCTTGTACCATTGTAGGTTTCCTCCCCGTCACCTCATGCTCTTCGGGCATGGCAATGTACTCACTAAGCAACACAGTACCGGTGCCCAACAGTAATAATGGAAGAAGTAATCTACGATCACGATCGAGAGCTCGAGCCTCTACTCCGCACAGATCCAAGAGAGGAGATAAAaatgggtgagttgggtCAAGTCCCTCCTGCCCAGGGTAAATGCACGTAAAGAAGGCTGACGTGAGATCACGACAAGGTTCAAATCCAAGCGATACTTGGTGAGACTGGCTAGGGCTGGCGTCTCTACCTCGCACGTTGATGTCGATCAATGCTCTGTGATTGACCTACGATCCCCTTCGCCCTCACCTGACAATCCGACTCAGGTTACCGCGACGCCTCCCAACAGACATTGTCGACCTCCATCACGAGCGCAGAATGTATCAAGTCTCATGGAAAGGAATCACTTTGCCACgatcgagagagatggaagtgacATCCTACTCTCTCCCGACACATCGGATGATGAGTTGCCCCCGCCGTCAAACCTCCTCTCCGGGCATCCTCCATATGCCACAGGACGACTCGCCAATAAGGCAAGAATGATCATCTCATCCGAATACCCGCCACCTCGCGAGATCTCAGCCACGTACAGCagatcacatcagcatcgacaACTGTCTTTGTCCCCCGATACACCTCCTCCAGAACACGATCAACATACGACCGTCCTCACGCCATGCGAGCACTCAGAGATACCCGCTACTGCATCTGCGCCATGTCAAAGACGACCAAGATGGGTAGTCGCAACTCCTACACCGCCTCCGAAGGAGTCCAATATCCAGCGCGGATCACCCTCGACTACGTCTTGCCCGGATGACGATATTGCCATGGAGATCGCGGCGCGCGAGCAATATGGAAACGATCAGACTCGACTGAGCGAcgctgatgatgaggacgatcttgatgtgagggaggtgagggagagattCGAACACTCCAAGAATCATCcagaggaggtggacgaacTCGATTTGACTGACGAGGAACGACCGACCACTCCTACGACTCCTCGTAGCGTCCCGAATGCGATCCTCGAGGCCAACTTGACCTCTCTCCTAGCCGATGGTGTATGTGTGGCGAGATGTCACAGGGAAGACGCGCAAGCCGAACATATTCCGATCACACCAATTCGTAAAGAACACAACATCGTACTCTCAGATACCGACACAGACAACGGTATGATTGacagtcagctcacatcGACCTCACCGCAAATACCTCGTAGGCCGTCTCGATCATTCCGTTCGATGGAGGACGACATATCTCCTTTCACAAGTCTGTGGAGGATCGTCCCTCGTTGCGGAACTACATACCAAACACCACATGCGGCTCAGCCGACTAGCCCCTGTCCCTTGCCTTCCACAAcggagattgagaagatggacAGTATCGAGTGGGAtcttggaaggaggagaaatgCTTTGGATCGATTTATCTATGCTGCGAAGAATGCGTTGGTCGAGGATTCATTTTCAACACACTTTCCCTCTCAGACTCCCGAAAGCCCCCAAAGAGGTCAAGATCGCATCAAGCATCATGTTTCGCTCGGCATGGAAACCAATGATCGTGCAGTCTTCCCTCCTACCGGGTACAATACTTCTTGTGCTCGCGTGAAATCTAACAGCCGTctcgaaggagatgagaccACAAAATGCGACGAGTCGGAACGTGCCAACCTAGTCGCCATGGCGACACACGTCCTTATATGTTCGACTGCTCAGCTCTCGTCTCCTATCTACGACACTGGCGTCGCAAGCGAGAAATGTGAACAATGGATCGACGTAGAAAGGACAAGGGGGCTGGCCACGGAACTGCTGGATTTGATGAGTAGTCTGCAAGAGGAAGGTAAAGAAGTCGGAGGCAGCTTGCTAGAAGGAAGGACTTTGAATCACGGTTCAAGTTTAGTGAAGACCCTTGCGACCATTTGGGGAGTTGAGCAGCGCTGAAGGCATGGGGGAAGAGCGAGCGCCATATACAATTAGTACAATCGAAAAGCGGTACAATGATTCGGCTGCACAGTAGGTCACCATCACCATTGTACTGCCATCACTCAGATCATCAATGGATGATACACATGCATCATATGGTCGCAGGTCTGGTAACTTTCCTGCCTGGGCCACACCATGTATACTGATATTGCCACTTTGCTCCATTGTAGTGCCACTGACCGGGTATGAGACGCGTCCGACTCGTCCACTCGACAACAACATTACAATCCTCgattctcctttcctctttccttcttcttcactttcatATTGGTGTTTCCATTCCTTTCGCATGATCATTTGTCCCTCACAGGATGGCGAACAGCGACTTACCTGTATGTGGACAACCATTCTGTCCATTCTCGTTCGCACAACCCGTAATCCTTCCCGCTCATCTTTTCGATATCACAGGTTCTCATAGCAGAGACTAACGATGTCCGCCCTTTCGCTCGGCTTCTACGCGGTATAGGGCTGAAGCATGTGAGCTGAGTATTTCGGATCGGTTCGATATTAGCTGACAGACCTTTGCGCTCCTTTGCGCCGCAGAATGCAGTGATGGAGATTTCGGAAGCGGGTTTCGCAGTgacggtggaagaggtccgAACGTTATGTGGTGAGTGTGCCGCTTTCCTTCGACCGTCTGTTGATCTCAGAGCTGATTTTTGGTGTCTTACTGCGTAGCCATCGCATGGATTCCTACCAATCTATTCACTTCATTCACGTACAATCCACCCTCCACGCCTGCTACATTCGAACTTTCCCTCGATGCTCTACTTCAATGTCTCAACATATTCGGTAACGCTGGGTCGAGCGCTATGTcttcaggtgcaggtggtggtgggagggggaagagacgTTgggctggagaaggtgaagtaGGACctgggggaggtggagatgatgttgaagatgtcggggagagaaggagaggtggtggtggcggcgggGAGAAAAGGACAGGGATGAGAATGGAATGGAAAGGTCTAGGCTATGACCTGAGTATACTTCTGTGAGTTGCTTTTGGTTCCGACATCATCAGAGTGTAGCTCGCGGACGTGAAAAgcaagggaagagaggaacaAGCACGGACTGGAGCTGATTTGCCATCTCAAGGTCGGACGATGCGAGAGGTCCGACAACAACTTGTAATCTCAAGACACTCGAGCCTGAAGAACTCATGAATGCGCAATTTGACCCAGATCAGACGTAAGTTCGGCTATCAATACCCTCCGGGCTGCTGAGCTGCGCCGATCGTTGACGCTATCTTTCCTCCTCAGCGCTCTCTACCTGATCATGAAATCAGAGTGGTTCCGCGACgctctccttgatcttcctccctcaTCAACTCGAATAACCCTCCTTGCTACTCCTCCTAAAGAATCGGTTCCGCCCCATCAACCCGACGCGACGATCTCGTCGAACGGgagacatcgtcatcgtgcAGAAGTGGGACAGTTTAGTATACAGAGCGAAGGCGATTTCGGTATGACAGAGTTGGATTATCCGAATGATAAGGAGGTCATGGACAAGTTTGATTGTGAGAAGAGGGTTTCGTTCAGGTGAGCCATACCGCTGCCGAGTGATTGGGATGAACCACGAAGGTCAGATTTGGCTGATCCGAATCTTATAGCTATCACTCGTCGCATTTCGCATTGCTACATCGGGCATTGCATCAATCCGTTAAGATATGTCTTCAGATCGAACACAGCGGTTTCCTCTGCGTGCAGATTATGATGCCGCTCGGTGAAGGGGTGCCCGTAGGAGGACATTCGGGCATCCTCGagttcaaggtgagccaaGCCATGTGGGTAAAAGAGTGTGGCTGATCGCAAACCCAGATGCACGcgttggaagaagaggactaAGCCCACTGGATCCTACTTGTTATCTCATCACGTCAAGACAGCATCGGATTCCCAATCAGTGACCAATGTACTATAGTTTTTCGTTATATTCCCTGCACATAGATATCTCATGCAAGATGATTCCAGCCCACATACGAAATATAATGATTCATGCGAGACGACGAACGGAGACTGAACGAAAGCTATGAGGAGAACGATACACTGATGAATTGGCCATATCTTATGGTATGGCTAAAGCAGGACAGAGGAAAGCTCGCCGGCGCGGCAGTATATCGATGTCGCAAGGTTCTGGCTTAGTAACCGTGGCTGCGATGATAagattgtcagctttcaGACTCTTCTTTGAATGATTGTCAGAAATCGGACGAAGACTCACATGACGATCAAATCCTTTGCCTCCTTGGCGCTGACAATACCCATATCGATCAAGAACTGCTTTGCGGCAATTCTTTGATCGCCTTGAAGCTGGATAACATCACCATGGTTGGCCTTGACACCAGCCGGTGCAGGAGAatcgtcttctccattcgCTTCTTCGGCTTTGACGACGGTACCGTTACATGCGAATTTGGTCTTCATCGCTTTGACAATCTTGGTAAGGTTGAATTTCTTGTCAATACCTTGGATAGTCGTAAGGGTCTTTCGACCGTTTCGCTGCTGGAGACCTAAGAAACGAGGGACAAGTTAGTTTTGAAGTGACAGATCACGATTGAGGTAAAGACTGAACGTACGGATGTGAATCTTGTCATTTTTGCTACCGACAGCCTTTTCAATGGCAGGTGTATCGTTGACAGGGGCAAAGGGGTCTAGAAGCGTCAATCCACAAGTCAGTAACAGTCTTTACAGTGAACCTCAACCACACAACCGATAGCTTCTTATCGGGGGACAGCCAGATGAACGACGCCCGTGATGTTCAAGATCTGCCAAACCCTCCTGCGCTTGTCTTTCACCaaacaacaactcaccaaatGCAGGACCTAGGTTCTCGACCCCAGCATCTCCAGCCGGGGCCTTTGATTTCTTGGAAGTGGCTTCCACTTTGTCCTTTGTGACGGCTACGTCCAAATACTTTGTCAGCACAGTACCACTCCAACTGAACTCGCACGACCAGGACGAGACTGCGGCGCGTGTTATTACTCACTTGTCGTGCTCATTCAAAAGTTTGGCGTGAAGAGGGCTTTGAGATTTATGTGATTGCGCTTTATGAACAAAGAGCGGAGTGAAGGTGAGAGAAGActgagtggtgagttgtgataACGATCCaaaagagaagaagtggatggaaAGAATGTCTCAATCAATGGAAGCCACTATGCATCCACACCCCGTGAATGGCAGTGAGCAGTGACAAACGAGCGGCGACAAAGAAAGGGGGGTCGCAAATCTAATTTGACATCCCATATAAGAACTGTATGTTGTTGCTAGTAGTAAGGGAACGGGATTATGGAATGTGGCACTTCTTGCCACTGATTCCATGTTGCTCAcagtggaggttgatcgttgattttgatttttCAACATTGACCATTGTGAACATCACTATCAACCCACAAACTCTATATACAACTACAAGCTCAAGTCCGGACTGAGACCATGCCACGAGTCACTAAGAAGCAAAAGGAAGCGGGTGTGAAGCCCAAGCCGAAAGTTCAGGCCAAATCGGGCTACAATGCAGGTGCTAAACAGGGGTTCAAGGTGGGACCGTCGAAAGCACCTCGCGATGCGTATCTTggcaagggtgagtgggaggGCGTGTCTACATCCATATCCCATGTGACGAGTATTCCTGCGTGCTCCGCCTGCTttccacatcttctcatcatcggGTCATGAAATTATTCAGCTAATATACCAACCATACTTGCCTCTCCCTCATAGCCAAAAAGATCAAGGCGGATCTGATTCAAcgagcgaagatgaagaaacaATATGCCAAAGTGCTCAAGTCCGAAGGAATGGCGAGTGATCGACTAGGCGACGGAACAAGACGGCGTGGCGAGCGTGACGATAACAGCTCCAAAAAGGGTGGTAGACCTGTCCAACGAGCTGGATCTagttctggttctggttcgGAAGACGGGGGAGATAGTAGTGATGAGGAGcgaggggagaagaaaggtggaagggtgaCGGATACCAAACGAGTAGAAAGTAGAGCTGGACCATCAAACTATTCATCTTCAACTGTATTGTCATTGTCAAAACGACCAGCACCTCGATCGGAAAACCGAccgcaatcgcaatcgcaatcgcagCGACCCACACAACCGCCAAAACCGAAAGTTAGAGCATtatcaccatctcctcctccttccgccAACCCGTCCGCTACTACTGAGTCCAAAACCTCGTTCAGACAAATAAAGCGAGAAGCGTTCTCGAAATACCACAAACCGAAAGATGTGCCGACGGTCGCGAGTTacggaggagggaagaggggacAACCGAATATGGGAGCTAGGATGGGAGCgttgttggagaagatcaaaaTGGACAAagggcgatgaagaggtgcGCTTGAGGTTTGACCGCGACTGAGCCGAGATGATTGCGAAGAATGGTCACAGCGGACAACGAAGTCTTCTTCAAGTGGGCAACAAGGCTGTCAGTCCCTCATGCATGTTGTAATATCATTTCCATTACCTGGGCATTAGTCTCCGCGGAGAAATGACTTCCTATCGCTGTCTTTGCGGCCCTCCTCCATGAGGAGATCTCCTTGCTGTGGATGGAGCTAAGCAAACGTATCGTGACCTCGTACTCTGTTAGTGATTAGATCCAATCTTTTGCAACCGGTCACTGGCCCGTTGCTGTACAAAGGTAACCTAATCAAGCAGCTGAGCATCGTATACAAACGTTGTGGTAACCATGATTCCGTGCTTGCGGTCAACCAGCTTTCGGAATTCGGACTCGGTACTTGCCGAAGCAAATTGATCCCgtcttcgctctcgccgGCTATTTCAACCGAACTTCATATTGACAATATCCATGTCCATCTCAACATTCGGCATCTCCTCCTACTTAATATTATACATTGAAGGATACCAGCATGGCTGATAGGCAAGATCGGTCAGAGGTCCGAAAACCGTACAATCAGTACGACGCTTATCGCGAAGGAGACACTTCGTCAGCTGCGTTACAGCAACAGAGAGGATCAAGCACCTCTTCATAtccgccaccgccgcctccacctcgagtcGGGACAT encodes:
- a CDS encoding translation initiation factor SUI1: MSTTTVTKDKVEATSKKSKAPAGDAGVENLGPAFDPFAPVNDTPAIEKAVGSKNDKIHIRLQQRNGRKTLTTIQGIDKKFNLTKIVKAMKTKFACNGTVVKAEEANGEDDSPAPAGVKANHGDVIQLQGDQRIAAKQFLIDMGIVSAKEAKDLIVIHGY